The window ATCCTGATAAAAGACCAACAACCATAATAATCAACATCACAAGACTTATAAGCTTTTTCATCATATCCACCTCATCTTTTTATTTTGTTTACATTTATATATTAAATCAACATTGTAAAATCTAATATTTCCTATATGTAAAATCTATGTAAAAATAGATTTTATGTATTAAAAAAACTTATATAGCCGAAAAGACACCTCTTAAATTTAGAGGTATCTTTTCGGCTATAAATGAATCGAGGAAATTGCATTCTATAACTGGAACAGTTCGAGTCACAGTTTTTTTATCACAAATTTTGATTTTAGGCATAATATAAAAGTGAATATATATCTTATAGTAAATTGATAGGGTATGCGGCAACATACCCTATCAGAAAATGGCAATTAACTTTCAGTTTTAGTTTCAATTACTTCTTTAGTTACACAATCACCAGTGGTAGGAGAAATTCTAACTTGCCTTTTTTGTAAAACTTTAATTGTGAGTTCTATAACCATTTTTTCTTCAATTTCAGTAAATTCTCTTTCTTCAAAAGGAATATCAACATTAGTAGGAGCAGTACGATTTATATATTCGTCGAATTCATAAATATTGCTATATAATAATTCGCAGAATGGAAGTTCGTTGAAAAACTCCTCGCTTTGTTGATTAAACTCTGATAGATCACCTGACATTAAACGATCTTTCTCTGCAAAAGTGTCTCTAGGCAGTTCTTCTTCTCTGAGGTATTCAAATTCATTCCTACTGTTAACAAGTAAACTTTGTGGGTTTCTAAAGAAAGTAACAGGTGTTGTACATTCAAAAGGAACATCTATAGTGCAATGATGAATTTCTCCACATACTCCATCAAGACTAGAACAAGTTCTAGTAGAGTAATCAATATTTTTGCGG is drawn from Sporanaerobacter acetigenes DSM 13106 and contains these coding sequences:
- a CDS encoding CsxC family protein; this encodes MSDKIETAKVSNIEVYDDKCRCNPTQQVCVDVDSRDLGDCPNTPLVPSGITSGVIAKIPVVLAQLRVRFFVNSTINLPEPALEIKDAKKRLKITQCLLLQPTNILFIRGFVRKNIDYSTRTCSSLDGVCGEIHHCTIDVPFECTTPVTFFRNPQSLLVNSRNEFEYLREEELPRDTFAEKDRLMSGDLSEFNQQSEEFFNELPFCELLYSNIYEFDEYINRTAPTNVDIPFEEREFTEIEEKMVIELTIKVLQKRQVRISPTTGDCVTKEVIETKTES